In Chryseobacterium lactis, a single genomic region encodes these proteins:
- a CDS encoding type III PLP-dependent enzyme domain-containing protein → MKIKYSELIDQTLYFPTEEFNVSENNLLFHDVPLMDVVEQFGTPLKISYLPRISQNIQKAKSWFKEAFEKTEYRKNYTYCYCTKSSHFNFVLEEALKNDISIETSSAYDMDIVKSLYEKEKVDKNIEVICNGFKTDDYLAKISDMINNGFENITPILDNYRELDKLTESIDSTFNIGIRIASEEEPKFEFYTSRLGIGYKDIIPYYSQKIAEHPNARLKMLHFFINTGIKDTSYYWNELYKCLRVYARLKKIAPEVDSLNIGGGFPIKTSLNFDYDYQYMVEEIVSQIKKFCEEEGVEEPNIYTEFGSFTVGESGANLYKIISQKRQNDREKWNMIDSSFMTTLPDTWAISRHFIMLPLNRWEDTYERVFLGGLTCDSDDYYNSEQHTNAIYLPVFSDTKPLYIGFFHTGAYQETIGGYGGVHHCLMPQPRHVLIQKDENGELQYEIFREKQEPEDILKLLGYK, encoded by the coding sequence ATGAAAATAAAGTACTCGGAACTTATTGATCAGACATTATATTTTCCTACGGAGGAATTTAATGTTTCTGAGAACAATTTGTTGTTTCACGATGTTCCATTGATGGATGTGGTTGAACAATTTGGCACTCCGCTAAAGATTAGCTATCTGCCGAGAATTTCTCAAAATATTCAGAAAGCCAAAAGCTGGTTTAAAGAAGCTTTTGAGAAAACCGAATATAGAAAGAATTATACCTACTGTTACTGTACAAAATCCAGTCATTTTAATTTTGTATTGGAAGAAGCTTTGAAAAATGATATTTCAATAGAAACTTCTTCTGCTTATGATATGGATATTGTAAAGTCTCTTTATGAAAAAGAGAAAGTAGATAAGAATATCGAAGTAATCTGTAATGGGTTCAAAACAGATGATTATCTGGCGAAGATCTCAGATATGATCAACAACGGTTTTGAAAATATTACGCCGATTCTGGATAATTATCGTGAGCTGGATAAGCTTACGGAAAGTATTGATTCAACATTTAATATCGGGATCAGAATTGCTTCTGAAGAAGAACCGAAGTTTGAATTTTATACCTCAAGATTAGGGATCGGATATAAGGATATCATTCCTTATTACAGTCAAAAAATCGCTGAACACCCGAATGCAAGATTGAAGATGCTTCATTTCTTCATTAATACGGGGATCAAAGATACTTCCTACTACTGGAACGAATTGTACAAATGTCTTCGTGTGTATGCCCGTCTGAAGAAAATTGCTCCGGAAGTAGATTCATTGAATATCGGTGGTGGTTTCCCAATCAAAACTTCTTTGAATTTTGACTACGATTACCAATATATGGTAGAAGAGATCGTTTCTCAGATCAAAAAGTTCTGCGAAGAAGAAGGAGTAGAAGAACCTAATATTTATACGGAATTTGGAAGCTTTACCGTTGGGGAAAGTGGTGCCAACCTTTATAAAATTATTTCTCAGAAACGTCAGAATGACAGAGAAAAGTGGAATATGATTGATTCTTCTTTCATGACTACACTTCCTGATACCTGGGCAATCTCAAGACACTTTATCATGCTTCCGTTAAACCGATGGGAAGATACCTATGAAAGAGTATTTTTGGGAGGATTAACATGTGATTCGGATGATTATTATAACTCTGAGCAGCATACCAATGCCATTTACTTACCGGTTTTCAGTGATACAAAGCCTTTATATATCGGTTTCTTCCATACGGGAGCTTATCAGGAAACAATTGGTGGTTATGGTGGCGTTCACCACTGTCTGATGCCTCAGCCAAGACACGTCCTGATTCAGAAAGATGAAAATGGTGAATTGCAATACGAGATTTTCCGTGAAAAGCAGGAACCTGAAGATATATTGAAACTTCTTGGGTATAAATAG
- a CDS encoding tyrosine-protein phosphatase, with the protein MNKLIKISVTTISLFCILSCKTQNFETPEYGKNETENGIAIRKVYNFRTVGNIKNTEGKVLKDSVLYRSGHLHKLKKKSFNTLEKMGIKEVIDLRNSKEIAQKPDELPKEIVYKNYSAFEDEGDQLDQAKKLVLKGKVNGSDADKRMINFYREYVTEKPETIKRIITEILESKEPILYHCTAGKDRTGIITALILSILKFDKQTIYNEYLLSNNYRKDLVQKRLHLANNLHFLYPKMDVQVLEKLSWVEKRYLDAAFEEVNKKYGSMDAYIQQALGISESKRNEYIEKFTR; encoded by the coding sequence TTGAATAAATTAATCAAAATATCAGTTACCACTATTTCATTATTTTGTATTTTATCTTGTAAAACTCAAAATTTTGAAACACCCGAATATGGTAAAAATGAAACTGAAAATGGAATTGCAATCAGGAAGGTATACAACTTTCGAACAGTTGGCAATATTAAAAATACTGAGGGAAAGGTTTTAAAAGATAGTGTACTGTATAGAAGTGGTCATCTTCATAAGCTGAAAAAAAAATCCTTTAATACTCTTGAAAAAATGGGTATAAAAGAAGTCATAGATTTAAGAAATTCAAAAGAAATTGCCCAGAAACCGGACGAACTGCCGAAGGAAATTGTTTATAAAAACTATTCTGCATTTGAAGATGAAGGAGACCAGCTTGATCAGGCCAAAAAGCTTGTCTTAAAAGGAAAAGTAAACGGTTCTGATGCCGACAAAAGGATGATCAATTTCTATCGTGAATATGTTACAGAAAAGCCTGAAACAATAAAGAGAATTATTACAGAGATTCTGGAATCTAAAGAACCGATCCTCTATCATTGTACCGCGGGAAAAGACCGAACAGGGATTATTACTGCTTTGATCCTGAGTATTCTAAAATTTGATAAACAAACTATTTATAACGAATACCTTCTGTCTAACAACTACAGAAAAGACCTGGTTCAAAAAAGACTGCACCTGGCCAATAATCTGCATTTTCTGTATCCTAAAATGGATGTACAGGTTTTGGAAAAATTAAGCTGGGTTGAAAAAAGGTATCTTGATGCTGCTTTTGAAGAGGTTAATAAAAAGTATGGCTCAATGGATGCATACATTCAACAGGCTTTAGGAATCTCTGAAAGCAAACGAAACGAATATATTGAAAAGTTTACACGTTGA
- a CDS encoding thiamine diphosphokinase, with protein sequence MKDKVLLFINGDAPKSLPNPEHYELIACTDGAFHYLKRMGFPLEKLDFISGDFDSHPGSDEDMYREKFILTLDQDKTDFHKALEIILEKGFSDIDVLGGSGGEQDHFLGNLSVAYTFKDRVNLRFFDEFSEYYFIPKDFTLKGVKNRMISLYPFPSAENITTKGLNWPLTNGNLSITTRIGTRNFAVEDEVSVRYEAGDVLFFVGIDEIEYPSIY encoded by the coding sequence ATGAAAGATAAAGTATTACTTTTCATCAACGGAGATGCTCCGAAATCATTGCCCAATCCTGAACATTATGAGTTGATCGCCTGTACAGACGGTGCTTTTCATTATTTAAAAAGGATGGGATTCCCTTTGGAGAAGCTGGATTTTATTTCCGGGGATTTTGATTCGCATCCCGGGTCTGATGAAGATATGTATCGGGAGAAATTTATACTTACATTAGATCAGGATAAAACAGACTTTCATAAGGCATTGGAAATCATTCTTGAAAAAGGATTTTCTGATATAGATGTACTTGGTGGAAGTGGAGGAGAGCAGGATCATTTCCTTGGAAACCTTAGTGTTGCCTATACATTTAAGGACCGTGTGAACCTCAGATTTTTTGATGAGTTTTCAGAATATTATTTTATTCCTAAAGATTTTACATTGAAAGGGGTTAAAAATAGGATGATTTCTCTTTATCCTTTTCCCTCAGCGGAGAATATAACAACTAAGGGCTTGAATTGGCCTTTAACAAATGGAAATCTAAGCATTACAACAAGAATAGGCACTCGAAATTTTGCCGTTGAAGATGAAGTTTCAGTGAGATATGAAGCAGGAGATGTCTTATTTTTTGTAGGGATCGATGAAATAGAATATCCCTCAATTTATTAG
- a CDS encoding cob(I)yrinic acid a,c-diamide adenosyltransferase, protein MKIYTKTGDKGQTALYGGTRVSKASARVDSYGNIDELNSFIGIAKSHIEDAEVLRQLKKIQFDLFTVGSEAATPVDKLMLANGKSRLPIIISETEIEELEQWMDAFEEKLEPLQYFILPGGGKSATFLHAARTICRRAERSLVFLNESEEVRPELIKYLNRLSDYLFVLARYISKLNNEPEEYWNPNER, encoded by the coding sequence ATGAAAATTTATACAAAAACAGGAGATAAAGGTCAGACGGCTCTCTACGGTGGAACAAGAGTTTCCAAAGCCAGTGCAAGAGTCGACAGCTATGGAAATATAGATGAACTCAATTCATTCATCGGAATTGCAAAAAGTCATATTGAAGATGCAGAAGTGTTGAGGCAGTTGAAGAAAATACAGTTTGATCTGTTCACGGTAGGTTCAGAAGCTGCAACACCGGTAGATAAGTTGATGTTGGCTAATGGAAAATCGCGTCTTCCTATCATTATTTCAGAAACGGAGATTGAAGAACTGGAACAATGGATGGATGCTTTCGAGGAAAAATTAGAGCCGCTTCAGTATTTCATTCTGCCTGGTGGTGGGAAATCTGCAACATTTTTACATGCCGCAAGAACTATTTGCCGAAGAGCAGAACGTTCATTGGTATTTTTAAATGAATCTGAAGAAGTACGTCCTGAATTAATTAAATATTTAAACAGACTTTCCGACTATCTCTTTGTATTGGCAAGATATATTTCAAAATTGAATAACGAACCGGAAGAATACTGGAATCCGAATGAAAGATAA
- a CDS encoding DinB family protein gives MTTTATATKQFMSTEQLLEHWQGHRNLTRRVIEAFPEKELFEFSVGGMRPFAKLALELIGIGGPALKGIVDGTTEAYNEEAFNPKTKEEILKKWDEETGVINHYFGQISEERFQETFNLFGEYEFPVYQNILYFVDNEIHHRGQGYTYLRALGIEPPFFWERF, from the coding sequence ATGACAACTACAGCAACAGCAACAAAACAATTCATGTCTACCGAACAGTTATTAGAGCATTGGCAAGGGCATAGAAATCTGACTAGAAGAGTGATTGAAGCTTTTCCTGAAAAAGAATTATTTGAATTTTCAGTGGGTGGTATGAGACCTTTCGCAAAACTTGCATTAGAGCTGATCGGTATTGGCGGTCCTGCTTTAAAGGGAATTGTTGACGGGACTACAGAAGCTTACAACGAAGAAGCTTTTAATCCAAAAACAAAAGAAGAAATCCTGAAAAAATGGGACGAAGAAACAGGAGTAATCAATCATTATTTCGGGCAGATTTCTGAAGAACGTTTCCAGGAAACTTTTAATTTATTCGGAGAATATGAATTCCCGGTATATCAAAATATTCTTTATTTCGTGGATAACGAAATTCACCACCGTGGACAAGGCTATACCTATTTAAGAGCTTTGGGTATTGAACCTCCTTTCTTCTGGGAAAGATTTTAA
- a CDS encoding helix-turn-helix transcriptional regulator yields the protein MNDHYLKKLDRVTAILTQLQSKSVVRAQDLAEKFDVSIRTIYRDVKTLENAGIPIIGEAGNGYSLMDGYKLPPVMFTKEEVLSFITAEKLMQKFSHQSLGNHYQTAMEKVRSVLRHSDKNLIQNIEKQIDVFNFHTQPGDSLKNVIPIILESIEEKTQLNIEYQTVDSRVTIRIIETVGVFFEFNFWYIMAYCTLRNDFRQFRIDRILKISKTQTPFLQEYGQINDYRKRSNENKVIARLLVDKKIMAHLVNSKRYYGLIQEEETPQGVELTFETEWINDGFPRWVVTFADYATILEPESLRTRLNELLLKMTERHQ from the coding sequence ATGAACGACCATTATCTTAAGAAGCTTGACCGGGTAACGGCAATTCTTACCCAGCTGCAATCTAAGTCTGTCGTCAGGGCACAGGATCTGGCGGAAAAATTTGATGTCAGTATCAGAACAATTTATCGTGATGTAAAGACGTTGGAAAATGCTGGTATTCCTATTATCGGTGAAGCCGGAAATGGATATTCTTTAATGGATGGTTATAAACTTCCTCCCGTAATGTTTACCAAAGAGGAAGTGCTTAGTTTTATCACGGCTGAAAAACTGATGCAAAAGTTTTCTCATCAAAGTTTAGGCAACCATTACCAGACAGCCATGGAAAAAGTAAGGTCGGTATTGAGACATTCGGATAAAAATCTTATTCAGAATATTGAAAAACAAATCGATGTTTTTAACTTCCATACTCAACCCGGGGATTCCCTGAAAAATGTAATTCCCATTATCCTTGAAAGTATCGAGGAAAAGACACAGCTGAATATTGAATATCAAACGGTAGATTCCAGAGTTACCATCAGAATTATTGAAACAGTAGGGGTGTTTTTTGAATTTAATTTTTGGTATATCATGGCATATTGTACGTTGAGAAATGATTTCAGACAATTCCGGATTGACAGAATTTTGAAGATTTCCAAAACACAAACTCCTTTTTTACAGGAATATGGCCAGATCAATGACTATCGAAAAAGATCCAATGAAAATAAGGTAATAGCCAGACTTTTAGTAGACAAAAAAATAATGGCCCATCTTGTGAATTCTAAAAGATACTATGGATTGATTCAAGAAGAAGAAACACCTCAAGGGGTCGAACTGACTTTTGAAACAGAATGGATTAATGACGGATTTCCACGCTGGGTGGTCACTTTTGCAGATTATGCAACAATTCTTGAACCCGAGAGCCTTCGCACCCGACTTAATGAATTGCTTTTAAAAATGACTGAAAGACATCAATAA
- a CDS encoding ABC transporter ATP-binding protein: MIYGTLFLTFLGALAAQVNPIVLKYTVDEVTNLTHLPDPMTEGIHILIIISIILLGKELLNIFINFGQKFYGEKIRINISSVLAQSAIDKILMYRVAYFNDENHESGKLQIRIDRGIESLTKLVQNFFIDILPLFSNAIIALIIMYMQNVYVGMVSTVIVPIYFYISALQAKKLSGVRRQLRNQREKKTSGLLNLINSIMVIKSFVREKFEGKKQYDLQMQLMESQMFTRKTNFIYDGLKTFIEQFGVVLIIILTVYLVLDQQMTIGAIMLHIMLFNNVSAPIRQLHRIYDDMNDAMIYAEGYFDILNADNETEPNGAFVEKEIKGTFELKNVDFTYPNGTKALRNVSMKIENGKTTALVGLSGAGKSTVINLLCKFYLPDSGEIILDDVNLNEFDNTFLRSDLGLVLQKNHIFQGSIEDNIRYGDMNASFEEIQEAAKKAYLHEQIMDLPDQYQHDATQLSGGQQQRIAIARLFLKNPPIIFLDEPTASLDAIATEQIKNSLDAIKEGRTVIIISHSLSQILDSDTIYVMKKGQVVENGTHDELYNKDGVYREIFDASARSLNLDKLVNTFKEN, encoded by the coding sequence ATGATTTACGGAACTTTGTTTCTTACTTTTCTGGGAGCACTTGCCGCACAGGTCAACCCGATTGTTTTGAAATATACCGTAGATGAGGTGACCAATCTTACTCATCTTCCTGATCCAATGACGGAGGGAATTCATATCTTAATTATTATTTCCATCATCTTGTTAGGTAAGGAATTATTGAATATTTTCATCAATTTCGGACAGAAATTTTACGGAGAAAAAATCAGGATCAATATCAGTTCTGTATTGGCGCAATCGGCTATTGACAAAATTTTGATGTATAGGGTTGCTTATTTTAACGATGAAAATCATGAATCTGGTAAATTACAGATCAGGATTGATCGTGGTATTGAAAGTTTAACAAAATTGGTTCAAAATTTTTTCATTGATATTTTACCTCTTTTTTCTAACGCAATCATTGCCCTGATCATCATGTATATGCAGAATGTGTATGTGGGAATGGTTTCTACAGTGATTGTTCCCATCTATTTTTATATCAGTGCACTTCAGGCTAAGAAATTAAGCGGAGTACGTCGCCAATTAAGAAATCAAAGAGAAAAGAAAACTTCCGGACTTTTGAATCTGATCAATTCAATCATGGTGATCAAAAGTTTTGTCCGTGAAAAGTTTGAAGGCAAAAAACAGTATGATCTTCAGATGCAGTTGATGGAAAGCCAGATGTTTACCCGGAAGACCAACTTTATTTATGATGGATTGAAAACATTTATTGAACAGTTTGGAGTCGTTTTAATTATCATTTTAACGGTTTATCTCGTTCTTGATCAGCAGATGACCATAGGGGCGATTATGCTTCATATTATGCTTTTTAATAATGTTTCGGCTCCTATACGCCAATTACACAGGATTTATGACGATATGAACGATGCCATGATTTATGCTGAAGGATATTTTGATATTTTAAATGCTGATAACGAAACAGAACCCAACGGAGCCTTTGTAGAAAAAGAAATAAAAGGAACTTTCGAATTGAAAAATGTAGATTTTACTTATCCTAATGGCACAAAAGCATTACGCAATGTTTCCATGAAGATTGAAAACGGGAAAACGACCGCATTGGTTGGATTAAGTGGTGCGGGAAAATCAACAGTGATTAATTTGTTGTGTAAGTTCTATCTTCCGGATTCAGGGGAGATTATATTGGATGATGTTAATTTAAATGAGTTTGATAATACCTTTTTACGAAGTGATCTTGGGTTGGTGCTTCAGAAAAATCATATCTTTCAGGGAAGCATCGAGGATAATATCCGTTACGGAGATATGAATGCCAGTTTTGAGGAAATCCAGGAAGCTGCCAAAAAAGCGTATTTACATGAACAAATTATGGATCTTCCGGATCAGTATCAGCATGATGCGACCCAGCTGTCTGGAGGGCAACAACAAAGAATAGCCATTGCCAGATTATTTTTGAAAAATCCACCCATTATCTTTCTGGACGAGCCTACAGCAAGCCTTGATGCTATTGCTACCGAACAGATTAAAAATTCTCTGGATGCGATAAAAGAAGGCAGAACAGTTATTATTATTTCCCACTCATTATCTCAGATTTTGGATTCGGACACGATTTACGTGATGAAAAAAGGTCAGGTAGTAGAAAACGGAACCCACGATGAATTGTACAATAAAGATGGTGTTTATCGTGAAATTTTTGATGCTTCCGCCAGAAGTTTAAACCTCGATAAACTGGTGAATACTTTTAAAGAAAACTAA